The following are from one region of the Desulfatiglans anilini DSM 4660 genome:
- the csx20 gene encoding CRISPR-associated protein Csx20, with translation MTERTLFLLFNHQITEAQREDASKSLGVGRIMDLPAGLKQVWGDIPPDLPEIGAFLEPVRRWLEEESRSGDFVLIQGDFGACYLMAGFAFEKGLVPVYSTTDREVEEERGADGLVKVTHAFRHRIYRKYGV, from the coding sequence ATGACCGAGCGGACCCTTTTTCTTCTGTTCAACCATCAGATTACAGAGGCGCAGCGCGAGGACGCGTCGAAAAGCCTCGGGGTTGGAAGGATCATGGATCTCCCGGCCGGATTGAAGCAGGTGTGGGGGGACATCCCTCCGGATCTGCCTGAGATCGGCGCGTTTCTCGAACCGGTCCGAAGATGGCTCGAGGAGGAGTCCCGCTCCGGGGATTTCGTCCTCATCCAGGGGGACTTCGGTGCGTGCTACCTGATGGCGGGCTTCGCCTTCGAGAAAGGACTGGTCCCGGTCTATTCCACCACGGACAGGGAGGTTGAAGAAGAGCGCGGCGCCGACGGTCTGGTCAAGGTGACCCACGCCTTCCGGCACCGGATCTATCGGAAATACGGGGTTTAG
- a CDS encoding PEGA domain-containing protein: MRWIIGTMVLGVLGLVGCATIVGDKTQLLSINSSPEGAEVCVTDETGQQVFKGQTPTTVVLQKADGTYFGGKDYTVSISKEGHETQTVQVVSGPNGWYVGGNFIFGGLIGWLIVDPLSGAMWTLSPETVNLNLAPAAEKISLDDSRGLAIIQLDDVPVEWRNCLAPLM; this comes from the coding sequence ATGCGTTGGATCATCGGGACAATGGTGTTGGGAGTGCTTGGGCTGGTCGGCTGCGCTACGATCGTAGGCGACAAGACCCAACTCTTGAGTATCAACAGTTCACCCGAGGGTGCCGAGGTCTGTGTTACGGACGAAACAGGTCAGCAGGTCTTCAAAGGGCAGACCCCGACGACCGTGGTGCTCCAGAAGGCGGACGGGACCTATTTCGGTGGAAAGGATTACACCGTTTCAATCTCAAAGGAAGGCCACGAGACCCAGACGGTGCAGGTCGTCAGCGGGCCGAATGGATGGTACGTCGGAGGCAATTTCATCTTCGGGGGGCTGATCGGGTGGCTGATTGTCGATCCGCTGTCGGGCGCCATGTGGACGCTTTCTCCGGAGACGGTGAACCTGAACCTGGCCCCTGCAGCCGAAAAAATCAGCCTTGACGATTCCAGAGGCCTGGCCATCATCCAGTTGGACGATGTGCCTGTGGAATGGAGAAACTGTTTGGCTCCGTTGATGTAG
- a CDS encoding HigA family addiction module antitoxin: MSQNKLAMALCVPARRINEIVLGKRRVTADTALRLSRYFGMSPQFWLGLQMDYELDVAEDLLEDKIEKEITPMAAIG; the protein is encoded by the coding sequence CTGAGTCAAAATAAGCTTGCCATGGCTCTTTGCGTTCCAGCACGCCGAATCAACGAGATCGTTTTGGGGAAGCGACGTGTGACTGCAGACACAGCTTTGAGGCTTTCACGATATTTCGGCATGTCTCCTCAGTTTTGGCTTGGCCTACAAATGGATTATGAACTCGATGTCGCGGAAGATCTGCTCGAAGACAAGATTGAAAAAGAAATCACCCCAATGGCTGCTATTGGATAG